TTTATAATTCTTACTTTTCCTTCGGTAAGTTTATAATTGGTTTTTTTGTTTTTTTTAGATTCTATAAATACAGGGTTTTTAAATTGATGTAATTCTTTTTCTCTTTTTGTTGCCCATTTTAAGTTTCCTACAGTATTATCTGTTTTATCATAATTTAGATGCAAAACAAAAACTTGCTCCTCACTTTCTTTTTCTAAAAAATGTTGGGCAACTAGTTTATGTACATACCTACTTGTATGCTTATTATTTACAACTTGTTTTACAGAAATGGTTTCATAACCATTAATAAAACTCTTTTTTCTTAAAAATTCTTTATCGTCTTTAATATAAAGAACTCTTCCGTGATTGGAAATCTTAAATTTTTTTACATCAGAAATTTTTTCATCAAATTTAACATCCTTCCACTCTTCTTTCCACAAACTTCTTATCATAATATAAAAGTATTTTTAAATGAATAAAATACTTTTTCTTAATCAGCAATTCTTTCAATTTTTGCGCCAATAGATTTTAAACGAGCTTCTATGTTTTCGTACCCTCTATCTATTTGTTCTATGTTATTTATTATACTCGTTCCTTTAGCAGATAATGCTGCTATTAATAAAGAAATTCCCGCTCTAATATCTGGCGATGTCATTTTGGTTGCTTTTAATGAGCTTTCAAAATTCATACCAATTACGGTTGCTCTATGAGGATCGCATAAAATTACTTTTGCCCCCATATCAATCAATTTATCAACAAAAAACAAACGGCTTTCAAACATCTTTTGATGAATTAAAACAGTTCCTTTTGCTTGTGTTGCAATTACTAAAACAATGCTTAGCAAATCTGGAGTAAATCCAGGCCATGGTGCATCTGCAACGGTTAAAACTGAACCATCTATAAAGTTATGAATTTCATATGATTCTTGAGCAGGAATATAAATATCATCTCCTTTTCTTTCTAATTGTATTCCTAATTTTCTAAATACATTAGGTATTTGTCCTAAGTTGTCCCAACTAACATCTTTTATGGTTAATTCAGATCTTGTCATGACTGCAACACCAATCCAAGAACCAATTTCAATCATATCTGGTAAAACTCTGTGCTCACAACCACCAAGTGCATCTACTCCTTCTATAATTAGTAAGTTAGAACCTACTCCAGAGATTTTTGCTCCCATAGAGTTCAACATTTTACATAATTGTTGAATATAAGGTTCGCAGGCAGCATTGTATATTTTTGTGGTTCCTGTTGCTAAAACAGACGCCATTAAAATATTAGCGGTTCCGGTAACAGAAGCTTCATCTAACAACATTTCTACACCAAATAATTCTTCTGCTTCTACTCCGTAAAAATGTTCTTCTTTATTATAACGGAATTTTGCTCCTAATCTTATAAAACCTTCAAAATGTGTATCTAAACGTCTACGACCAATTTTATCTCCTCCGGGTCTTGGTATATATCCTCTACCAAAACGAGCCAAAAGTGGGCCAACAATCATAATAGACCCTCGTAAAGAACTTCCGTCTCTTTTAAAGTCTGCAGATTCTAAATACTTTAAGTTTATTTCATCCGCTTGAAAAGCGTAAGAATTGCTACTTAATTTCTCAACCTTTACGCCTAATTCTCCAAGAATAAAAATTAATTTATTGACATCAATAATATCCGGAACATTATTTACTACAACTCTTTCTGGCGTTAATAAAACAGCACAAAGTATTTGTAGCACTTCGTTTTTTGCTCCTTGTGGAGTAATGGTTCCACTTAATTTATGACCGCCTTCAATTTTAAATGATGCCATATACTAATATCTTTTTCTGTTTTTATTCTGATTATTATGCTGTGGCTTCTTGTAAGCTGTTTTAGAATTGTTCTGACCTTGCCCTTGTGTACGTGGTTTTCTTAGTAAGTTTTTACTTTCAGAAAGTGCTTCTTCGCTATTTCTTAAATCTAATTTACCATCAGATAAATCATATAGATGCTTAAAAATTACAGCATCATCTACGGTATCTTTATTCCAGTTTAGGTAACACTTTTTCATGTGATTTGCAATGGT
The nucleotide sequence above comes from Polaribacter butkevichii. Encoded proteins:
- the murA gene encoding UDP-N-acetylglucosamine 1-carboxyvinyltransferase is translated as MASFKIEGGHKLSGTITPQGAKNEVLQILCAVLLTPERVVVNNVPDIIDVNKLIFILGELGVKVEKLSSNSYAFQADEINLKYLESADFKRDGSSLRGSIMIVGPLLARFGRGYIPRPGGDKIGRRRLDTHFEGFIRLGAKFRYNKEEHFYGVEAEELFGVEMLLDEASVTGTANILMASVLATGTTKIYNAACEPYIQQLCKMLNSMGAKISGVGSNLLIIEGVDALGGCEHRVLPDMIEIGSWIGVAVMTRSELTIKDVSWDNLGQIPNVFRKLGIQLERKGDDIYIPAQESYEIHNFIDGSVLTVADAPWPGFTPDLLSIVLVIATQAKGTVLIHQKMFESRLFFVDKLIDMGAKVILCDPHRATVIGMNFESSLKATKMTSPDIRAGISLLIAALSAKGTSIINNIEQIDRGYENIEARLKSIGAKIERIAD
- a CDS encoding HNH endonuclease gives rise to the protein MIRSLWKEEWKDVKFDEKISDVKKFKISNHGRVLYIKDDKEFLRKKSFINGYETISVKQVVNNKHTSRYVHKLVAQHFLEKESEEQVFVLHLNYDKTDNTVGNLKWATKREKELHQFKNPVFIESKKNKKTNYKLTEGKVRIIKKQLKNKRTRITMIAKRFGVSDMQIHRIKTGENWGHVKI